A genomic region of Musa acuminata AAA Group cultivar baxijiao unplaced genomic scaffold, Cavendish_Baxijiao_AAA HiC_scaffold_112, whole genome shotgun sequence contains the following coding sequences:
- the LOC108953801 gene encoding putative disease resistance protein RGA3, translating into MQPEIHRPLNLQHHHILTTIIMVVEALLSSFLEILIGSTKNSVVRQIGGVWGLEEDLEKLERTLLRIQSIVGDAEEQQIKDTAVKNWLTALRDAAYAAEDVLDEFNLETLRKSNRAIENKMMGKVSDFFSSHNPLYFRFKMARKLNEVVKSIDEIAAESRKFNFAVRTQEQTPPTVRQTHSYVVESDVIGRGEEKDEIVKLLIEQQDENEKIAVLPIVGMGGLGKTTLAKLIYQDKRVERHFQLRIWVCVGSVFDLGEILKAIISSATGRQSDLKFMDMLQCSVRDVLAGKRYLLVLDDVWNEDSSKWDDLKALLACGGDGSRVVVTTRSDGVSSMMGTLTTHKLPFLSEEDSWDLFRRRAFPSGQDDDKQQHQNLVEIGKAIVTKCGGLPLAVKALGSMMSYQNDEREWSAIKESSIWATKVGSDILPALLLSYNDLPSHLKRCFAFCAIFPKDYEIEVDMLIRLWMAQGFIPSEGTAEPEVKGHRIFMELHKRCFFQDVRRVKERRYVDFLGNIMHDYFRWRDYELEVKGYCSLRTCKMHDLIHDLAQHISGEEGVALLAPYTATEPRKDVHHLSLPGTYSSSKIHETLGKFPALRTLLVRDAYFGKAVDNISRPAKLRVLGFHNLNATMLLMLEYVAFLLNKIYNRIGFRCDILAKTKSITERFLGVIL; encoded by the coding sequence ATGCAACCTGAGATACATCGTCCATTGAACCTCCAGCACCACCATATTCTGACAACAATAATCATGGTTGTCGAGGCACTTCTCTCGTCCTTCTTGGAAATTCTGATCGGCTCAACGAAGAATAGCGTAGTCCGGCAGATAGGTGGTGTCTGGGGTCTGGAGGAGGACCTGGAAAAGCTTGAGAGGACGTTGTTGCGGATTCAATCCATCGTTGGAGATGCAGAGGAGCAGCAGATTAAGGACACTGCCGTCAAAAATTGGTTGACGGCACTCAGGGATGCGGCCTACGCTGCAGAGGACGTTCTCGACGAATTTAATCTCGAAACCCTCAGGAAGAGTAACAGAGCAATCGAGAACAAGATGATGGGCAAGGTCAGTGACTTCTTTTCATCCCATAATCCACTTTATTTTCGATTCAAAATGGCAAGGAAATTGAACGAAGTAGTAAAGAGTATAGATGAGATTGCAGCAGAGAGTCGTAAGTTCAATTTTGCAGTTCGCACACAAGAGCAAACCCCCCCAACTGTACGACAAACACACTCTTATGTCGTGGAATCGGATGTTATTGGTAGAGGCGAGGAGAAGGATGAGATAGTAAAGCTGCTAATAGAACAGCAGGATGAGAATGAGAAGATTGCAGTCCTCCCTATAGTTGGCATGGGAGGATTAGGAAAGACTACCTTAGCTAAACTGATCTACCAAGACAAGCGGGTGGAGAGGCATTTCCAATTGCGTATTTGGGTTTGTGTGGGCTCTGTTTTTGATCTGGGAGAGATTCTTAAAGCGATCATCAGTTCCGCCACTGGGAGACAGAGCGACCTGAAATTTATGGACATGTTACAATGCAGTGTTCGAGATGTATTGGCCGGGAAAAGATATCTGCTTGTGTTAGACGACGTATGGAATGAAGACTCATCGAAGTGGGACGACTTAAAAGCGCTGTTAGCTTGCGGAGGAGACGGAAGCAGAGTTGTTGTGACCACGCGTAGTGATGGAGTGTCGTCCATGATGGGTACGCTCACCACTCACAAGCTGCCATTCCTATCTGAAGAAGATTCATGGGATTTGTTCAGGAGAAGAGCATTTCCAAGCGGACAAGATGATGATAAGCAGCAGCATCAAAATCTGGTGGAGATTGGAAAAGCCATTGTAACAAAGTGTGGGGGATTGCCTCTCGCAGTGAAGGCCCTGGGCAGCATGATGAGCTACCAGAATGATGAAAGGGAGTGGTCTGCTATAAAGGAAAGTAGCATCTGGGCTACCAAAGTCGGTAGTGATATCCTACCTGCACTGCTTCTGAGTTATAATGACTTGCCTTCGCACCTGAAGCGATGCTTCGCCTTCTGTGCCATATTCCCCAAAGATTACGAGATAGAAGTTGACATGTTGATTCGACTGTGGATGGCTCAGGGGTTTATTCCATCGGAAGGAACAGCAGAACCGGAGGTTAAAGGCCACCGAATTTTCATGGAGCTACACAAGAGATGCTTCTTTCAAGATGTACGCCGAGTTAAAGAACGTAGATACGTAGACTTCTTGGGtaatatcatgcatgattatTTTCGTTGGAGAGATTATGAGTTAGAAGTCAAAGGATATTGCAGTTTGAGAACATGCAAGATGCACGACCTCATTCATGACCTTGCACAACATATATCGGGAGAAGAAGGTGTCGCGTTGCTAGCGCCATACACTGCCACAGAACCAAGGAAGGATGTGCATCACTTGTCCTTACCAGGAACCTACTCGTCTTCCAAAATCCACGAGACGCTGGGGAAATTTCCTGCCCTGCGGACGCTACTGGTACGAGATGCATATTTTGGAAAAGCTGTGGACAACATTTCAAGACCGGCCAAATTAAGAGTGTTAGGATTCCATAATTTAAATGCTACGATGTTGctaatgttagaatatgtggcctttttattgaataagatatataatagaattgggttccgttgcgatattttagccaagactaagtccattacggaacgattcctcggagtgatcctgtga